Within Equus przewalskii isolate Varuska chromosome 9, EquPr2, whole genome shotgun sequence, the genomic segment GTAGGTGTCCAATGAATGGTACCCTCCTCCCACTGGACTCAGTGAGAATCCTTGAGTCAAAGGAATCCCTAGAGCCCACACCAGCCACCCCTCACTGCATCCCGCTTAGACTTGCCAGAGTAATCTGTCTCCTCGACTTTGCCCTATTGCTCTAAAGAATCGCTATTGTGCTTAgaaaaatttctacatttttatgttCTCTCCTTTAAAACTGTATATGCAgataaagcactttttaaaaactatcttccTAGAAATGATAATGCCATGTTTCCCAAAGCACAACATGTCATGTacaaaaacaattctgaaaaacatGACTAAATTCGTTTGTACATTGTTTCTTAAAGTgcaccaaagaaaatattaatgaccTTTAAAATGTCACTAACCctcttgggtttttctttttccaataaaagtaaatatttagcaACTGAGATGTATGTGGTTTTTGGCTCCAATGTAATGGCAAAAAGCAGCAGTgtcttccagaaaaagagaactgaTAAACTAAGCATTCCTTAGCAGCATACAAAACACCTACAATTCAACGCAACTGCAGGCTCAGTAAAGCACAATCCTGATTTCTacctcaaaaacaaaatcaatcagagaaacaaaaaaccaTCTCCCCATCCTAAAGCGAAGATTTCTCTTGAACCCTGGAGGTAACATTTGTGATCACTTCCCTATTGTGTATCCTTGGTAACAGAATTACAACTAACCACCATTCTTTCtttacaccacacacacacacctacacacaaaCCCTATAAAAAAACAGTAAAGTACACGTGGAAAAGCCACGTGAAAGAAGACTTCAGTCAAATACAGAACAACCATCACCCCAAATGTCAGGCGGTTCCAACAGTCACACCACAGTCCGATGTTCCCCACACACGTAGACAGCACTGGGGCGGATCCGGCGTCTTGTGTGACCGGGGAGCCGTGGCAAAAACTTGAAGGACTTGGGCATCATGTCCAGGCAGGCGTCGTGGAATTTCTTAATCCTCCAGTAGTAAATCAGTGGGTTCAAGGCAGACTTGAGGTagcagagccagagcagccaggTGCTAATCTCAAAAAAGTTGTGCTTATAGTAAAAGTGTTCACTGAACGTTGCCACAAGGCTGTAAGTGGTGAAGGGGGCCCAGCAGACGATGAAGACAGCAAAGAGAATCAAGATGGTGGTGAAGGCACGCGTTTTAAAGCCCATGTCAATGCTCATCTGGAAGGGTCTCTGAAGACTCATGAGACCCAGTTTGCTGGCCTGGCTGAGGCATATACCCTCAGGGTAGCTATGGATCCTCAAGGCGTTGTGCCGAAGAGTGCTGAGGATGCCCATAAACGAATACAGTATCACCAGGAAGggtatgaagaaagaaatgagagaaatcaaAATCACGTAAGCCTGGTAACCCGGATTGGTTGTGTACCCAAACACGCACTGAGGCGCTCTGGAAGGTATCTGCAGGTCAGGGTTTCCTACAGCCAGAGGAAAAGCTATACAAAAGGAAGTCGCCCAGGAAACTGCAATTAGAACCTTAGCCCTATATGGATTTAGCTTATCCTGCCTCTGGACTATAATAAGGAACCTATCAATGCTAATGATGAGCAGGATGGCCACTCCCTCTATCACGAACAACCAGAAAAACATAGCAGATACCCTACAGAAGAATTTCCCGAAAATCCATCTGGTAGTAAGAATAGTTACCAAGGCAAAGGGCATGTTGAGCACTGTAAGCGACATGTCTGCAAACGCCAGGCTGGCCAGGAGGATGTTAATGGCAGATCGCATGGCAGCTTTTTGGTAAACCATGAGGCAAACGACCAAGTTCCCAAGAAAAGACACGAACAGAATAAATATCATAATAGCAGAAAGGATGATCTGGAGAGGCAAGTTTAGGCTCTTAAAAACTGCTGGTGTTGGGGGCACAGCTGTGCTATTCACTGTCAAGGAATTCATCCCAGTGGGAGCCAGGGTTTCGAAACTGTATCTAAGCAGCGGACTGATGTCGGGATGCTGGAATGGTGGAGGGGCTGTAATATTCATGTACATGTTTTCAAAGACTACGAACGTTGTGTTGGTTGCCCCAGTATGGGACGCAGTCAGCACTGCAGAGAAGACCATGGTTTCAGTAGGATGGAAGGCGGCAGCCGACATGTGGGGGTTCTTCAAGAATTTCAACACAGAGCAGCAGTATCATGGTTCATGGATGGGCTTGGACAAAGAGCTCCATCTTCCACAGGAGTCCTTTTGCCTGAAAACAAGcccaaaacacaaaaaagaaatgagaaatgggCTTTCTAAATCTCATTTGACTTTTTACCTTTCATCATGAAGGATCAGTTTTGCTCTTTTTAACCCTTGAAAAATACTCAAGTCTCTAACCTACTCAGCACTAAAATATTGTTGTTCTGTTATTTTTAGTCAAACACGATAGAAATTTCATGACAGTCATGCATAAAGTGAAAGTGAAAAGCATCAAAATGTATTACTGCCTCAAAGGCAAAAGTTGTAACCTtattgttaattcttcttttaaatttccagTAGCAGCATGGCCTTTCCACAGATaccattaatataattttattatcaaGTTCCTCTGAGAatactaatatttttcttaatagctCTTTGGTACAGGCTCCTACTCCATTTTCACATTAGCACAAAACTAGTTGGCAAAGAATCCTGAACTCAATTTCCTCTTTAACACATGATAATGACACACTTTTGCTCTAACCCCGTATAAGCAGGTACCAGGTTATTAGCTATGAAGGTTTGAAACTGTTTCCTAGCTTTCTGTTTGTTCCTGGGTTTCTTCCCAGAAATCCCACCACCAACCATACCGGAGAAGTTATTCaattggagaagaaaaattatactaaaaagtCTTGGTcatattttcaagatttcttttttttccccaaagctctctTTGCTTCtcacattctctcttctttcccatgCCCACCTGTTTCCATCCCTTATTTTCTGATACATATAATTCTATCTTCTCAACTTCTTCTTCCTAAAACCGACCTTATCATGTGTTAGAAACTTGATAGAATATGTCAGTCAAATAATAAAGATGGAAATTCTAAAGGAGATGACCAGAAAAACATTCAGGTGTGAAGGATCTATTCCAGACAACTTACAAAGATATTTGGTTATCCTGCTCCAAAACGTTTCTTACTATCTAGCTCTTATCCTTACCCCCAACTTCTTACCAATGTCTGCAAACCTAGAGTTTTCTGGAAGGGACTTTCTTAATCTACTATATTACTAACCCACTTTGTGGTGTGGGTTCTTCCTTCTTTACTAGAAGGGTAACCTCTTTAATTAGAAAGAACTCTCTGTGGCCAGCCCTATGACtaagttgttaagttcacacactcacctggttcagatcctggacacagacttagcaccgcttatcaagccatgctgaggcagcatcccacacagcacaactagaaggacctgcaactagaatatacaactgtgtactgaggggctttggggagaagaagaaggaagaaaaaaagaaagacgatttcaacagacgttagctcagggataacctaaaaaaaaaaacttgaaaaaaaatgagctactccttaaaaaataaataaataaataaagtgcataatatgattttaaaaaaaaacaacctctcTTCGGATTTCTAGGTAGGTTCTTTGAATAAATCCCAAAGATTGGGGGGAAAATACATGCACAGAAGTTTAAAACAACACTGTCATCTGCTCATTATTTGGGCTTAGAATTAGTCATTGATTTTAGGGGTAAATGCCAaacattcatgtattcatttctcAGGGTATAGAGGGTGCAGGCATCCCATTTACAAGACCCGAGATCCAGCACTGTAGCCAAATCACAGGCTCTCTACCATACCTGTACCTCGCTACAGTCCCCTCTTTGTTCTCCAGGGCTGCCCTTCCGAATAAGGAGAATACTAATCTGtttgttcaaaatattaattttactgtTTACTCTCATTTTAATAGCTTAATTTCTTTGTCCCTACTAGATTTTATCCATTTTCACATATTCACTTTGAAATGTAAAACATACCGGGATAAGATGCCACACTAAGACTATGACTCTCCAACTTTATCAACCACAAAAGGCCAATGAGCAGGGGCAGTGGTAGCTGGAAAGCTTTATACCACAATCACCAAAAGTCTCTTTAAAACTACTTAAATATACACCAAATAAGAATAAAGACTGTGCTTGCGACATAATCAGCCTCAATACATCTctagagaaaaattataaataggcAAATGTGCAGCTTAAGCCTAATATAACACCTATAATTGTGTTCgaccaaataaacaaacatatccATCCTGAAGTGTAAACACTGGattgtttttttattgaagtataactgacatataacgtTAAtttagtttcaggtgcacaacataatgattcgatatttgtatacattgtgaaatgatcaccacaataagtctagttaacatctgtcaccaaacaTAGTTACAAAagattttttctcttgtgatgagaacttttaagatctatgcTGGGCATgccactaagatatacaactatatgctggggggatttggagagataaagcagaaaaaaaaaagattggcaacagttgttagctcaggtgccaatctttaaaaaaaaaaacctacgcTGTTATCAATGtcaaaatatgcaatatagtattactaattatagtcaccatgctgtacattacatccccatgactaatttattttataactgaaagtttgtaccatttgaACCCCTTCACCCATGTTGCCCATCCTCATCCCCTGCCTCTGGAAAttaccaatctgttctccgttTCTATGAGCCTGGGGTTTGTTTTGGTGGTGGTgctgttttttagattctacatataagtaagatcatacagtatttgtctttctctatctgacttatttcacttagcataatgccctcaaggtccatctatgttctcacaaatggcaagaattcattcttttttatggctgaataattttccattccattccattccacaatttctttatccaatcatccattgatggccacttaggttgactattgtaaataacgctgcaatgaacatggaggtgtatatatctttttgagttagtgtttttgttttcttcggATAGATGGCCAAAAGTgcaatagttggatcatatggtagttctattttttttgtttttttttaaagattggcacctgagctaacaaccattgccaatcattttttttttttcctgctttatctccccaaaccccctctgtacacagctgtatatcttagttgcacgtccttctagttgtgggatgtgggatgccacctcaacgtggcctgacgagcagtgccatgtccatgctcaggatcccaaccctgggctgccgcagcggagcgcgtgaacttaaccacccggccacggagccggcccaggtggttctatttttaatttactttcctACCAACactgcacaagggtttccttttctccacatcttcatcaacacttgttatttcttgtctttttgataacagccattccaacaggtgtgatgtgatatctcagtgtggttttgatttgcatttccctgatgattagtgatgctgagcatcttttcatgtccatctgtgtgtcttctttggaaaaatgtctattcagatcttctgctcattttttaattggattgtttggtttctGGCAATTGAattgtttgaattctttataaattttgtatAGTAACCCCTTATTATagatacgatttgcaaatattttctcccattcagtaggctgccttttcattgtgttgatggACACACTTTAAAACACTTAGTTTCTGTGACCACGttgaagaacaaaaacaaaaaatggaatggagtcaaagcaaaaccacaatttaaaagatgctttttaGGTTGTTACATATACATACAGTCATAATATTTTTCTGCCATCAAAGCCTCCTACTACTATAAAACTTCTAACTcaattcattcaattattcattcatcaaatatttatgtaaGAACTtcgtatgtgccaggcactagagaCACAGCAATGAACAAACGCTTCCTGGATTTCTGGTTATACAGGGTAGACTGACCATAGACCCTGCATCGCAAAATCACACTGAAACGACagtaaagggatttttaaaacaaaatgtgcaACCCAAAAGGACAAGAGGTATGAAGGAAAAGCCCAACAATAgatggggaatttttttttaaatgttttaaggcAAAAAGCAGATGGTGGTATGGTAACTGAGTTAACATCACAGAACAGAGAACTCTTTATCCTCAAAACTTCCAGGAAAATATGCTGAGAAGGAGCTAACACACCCTGTAGATCCTCAGAGAAGATCTGGATTGGGAGGTGCCAGTTACCACAGAAAGTGTGGGTGGAGctggaaactggaaaattaaCTGAAAACCTATATACAGAGCCACTGGAACCCCACTCCATGCCCGGTCTCCTCTCCTCTGAGCAACCACGTGAAAGCACACACCCCCATTCCAGTAGCCCAGGTCTGTGGGACAACTTAACCTGAAATCACCAGCCTTGAGAATATTAGTGCCGAGCTGAGAACAGGGAGACTGAGTGACCGTCTGCACATTCAACAGGAGAAACTAAGCCCCCTTCTCCACCCTCTTAAGAGTGCCAGCAGCCAGGCATATGCCAGCCATGCAGGACGAAGGGCTCATCTTTTCCAGTAACCAAAAATCCCTAGAGGAAAAAATTCTAGATACTAACATTTGATGACACCCAGTCACCCTGTACACTGAAGCCCCCATCAAGCCCAATCCATCCACACAGCTTCTATCAGCTTTTCAGCGCCTGGGAAACACACATGGTCAATTTCCCTAACATAGAAAGTCTACAAAGGGATTAAACAAAAGCAATTTTGTAGTTAAACATTAAGGAAAAGAACTGGAATTTATAATATCAGGGAACATGCCATGCATGGACTTAATAATTAATGCCTTTGCCCTGGTATCTGTGCAGTGCTCTTCATTCATTACACTGCTGGCTCACcagaatgtaaatattttccggccttcttcctttcttactgAGAAGCATAATAACCAAAGCGGTGTTTTTGAATGCTCACAGTAACTATGTTAAAAGATTCTTTCCTCTCAGGACTTCTACTCAAACACCACTGTGACATGAAGtttcttctgaattttatataaaactaaataaaattttataattaaaatttgtatttccaaagaaaatgggACAGTAGCaacatgaaaactaaaaaattagcTTAGGTTGGTAATATTTGCATAATGGTCCTAATGTTAAATGTAATCTAGACTAGTCTTTATTTGCCATTTGGCAGAAACTCTTACTATATTTTCCAAGTAAGAAAAACTTAAACTTACGTGTGAATGTGTGCATCTATGCATATACACACCCCCCAAATGTATGTACACATGTAAAACTCACACAGGGCAGAAGTAACTGGAtttctggttctttctttctcttatcttaTACATCTACAGAAACAACATTGGGGTAACTAGGCTAATGATATAAGTAAAGTGTTTTATGTTCAGAGTATGCCAGAATGTCACCATTACTGGGGCTTCAGTGGCTGGAATGAGCAGTCAAGCCTGTAGTATTCTCTTGGTCTGCATCCCTTGGTCTTATCTGCTACTGCAATGCTTTAGATACTTGTTTATTCTCTGGAAAGGTTCTATCCTCCAAGAAGGCAGCGACTGACTTTGTTAATCTCATCATCCTCTATGATTACTATGCTTTGCATACAGACCAATAAATATCTGGttaattcaatccatttgcaCTGTGTTTTGTGAGATCAGGGAATTTCTTCTCcactcattttaatatttatttacatgatAAGtgcacatacttttaaaaataatcaaatgagttttaaaatgaCAGTCAAACCCTGTATCACTCTTCACCATCCCATTCCTGTTTCCTGAGGTCGCCATTTTTAATTACTTGAAAGGTTTTTTCCAAGTACTTATTCTTACATATCTAAATAATACGAAGAAATTGCTACTTTTTGATTtatcaatattatatattaactCCTGATTTCCTATTAGAATAGATGAAGGTTTAGCTGTCACAGCATTTCCaaattatttctcttcccttcatACTaccaaaatgtttatttgaaaattgtgAATTATAGCAGAAGTTAACATTAACATtactatatttacatatatatagtaaattTACTGATAAGCCAATAGAATATTGCCCTTTCTTTGATAAATTTTGCATTTCCTAGAATTaataatttacttatattttattttcaattttaaaaacaactatcaACAATTTTTTTCACCTACTCCACCAGATAGATTTTATACCTAGAAGTGTTATATTTTGAAAGGTCAAAGTTTTCAACTACATTTTTATCTTGGAGTCATACTTTTTGGCGTCCTGGCCCTCCCTGGAGTTACTTTCTGCATCTGTTACACAGAAGCCAGCCTGGGACATGCCTTTACTACCATCCTGGAAAGCTTCCTTCCCGCCTTTGGCTCTTGGCTTCCATATTTCCTAGGCCCTTTGTCTTCCATTTCACTGCTTCCTTTGtttacttccttcttttccaaGAACTATCTGTCCAATTGCTTCTgaaggaagaacagaaggaagacAAATTTTGAGCCCCTGCATGTTTGAATAAGCTTTGTTCTGTCCACATTAATTGTCTTGGTTTAGAACTCTcagttgaaaataatttcctctgaGAATTTTGAAGGTGTTGTGCtgcatcagtggttctcaaagttgaTGGTTCATAAGGGTCACCTGAAGCCCCCGTTAAACTACAGACTGCTGCGCCCACCCCCTGAGTCTCTCATTCTGTAGTCTGGGGTGGGTCCTAGAACTTGTATTTCTGGAAGAAGCAAAAAGGTAAATTGAGGACTTTAAATTCCAAGCCAAGGATTAGATGAAGAACCAGAAAGCTTCTTTAAACACTGTGAAAGAAACTTTTATCCCTTGTAGCCCCAGAGATGAGATTTCTGAAAACTAAACCAAACTCTAATCCTATACGTGGCTATATTACAAAACAAATTGGACTCCCAAACTTACGGAATCTCTTTTGTTAAAGTTAGGGCATTGATTGGAAGGATTAGGGGCCTGAAAATTGGGATAGGTATATTTGGAGATTCTGAGGACGCGGAGCATCTTGTTCTGCAGAGTATTCCTTGTCCATAGAAATAGCCTTCCTTCCCCAGCTAATGAAGTTAGTCTCTCCTTGCCTGAAGAATCAGTAAGGCCCTCACCTAATGTAGTCCTTGTAAAGGACTTTTGTTCTTCCTAAGgaccctgccccgccccccccaactGCTATTGCTTCTAGACCTACAACCAGACTCAAGTCTCAGCAGAATCTGGAGGGTGAAATATAAAGTGTGACTAGAAAGAAGTACCGTTTACACCAAAAGAAATGCAAGCTTCTTCcaatatatacagagagaaacCAGAAAACACGTATGGAAATGTATTCTGAGGGGACTGAGTCAGGTTGGAAGGAATACAGTATTAAATCAGATCAAATTTATTGTCATGGGTACACTAAACAGAGATTCTAGATTCTCTGTGTTATGTCAAGTGTTTGAAAATGACTCTAATAGTTTGTTCAGTTGGTTGATTGAAGCCTGGTCCCAAAGGTCACTCATACTCCATGAAATTGAGATGCCAAAATATCCTTGGTATAGAAGAAGCTATCCAAAGCCCTGGGCAGATAAGAATGCCAAAGTGGATTTATCATTTAAGACCTGCTCATCTGCCTCTAACTATATCACCTGGTATCACCAAGGCTTTGAGAGAAACATTGGTTAAGAGGACTGCTAGCATTCTTGAAGATCTCTGTAGTAGCTATTTTCTGTAGACCAGGAATGACAATGGACAATGTTGCCATCGAAGAAACGGGGTTCCTGACTTGAACGGGGATGACACTATCCCAGAGTGGCAAGGGCTGAGTGAGAGCCCTTAACCAGAGATGAAGTAAGTATGGTTCATAATGGGCAGCAGAGCAAAGGCTAAAATCACAATAGTCTGACCTGCAGAGATCACTGATATTTGATCATGGTGTCCCTGAGGGAAACAATTAACCTGCCAAGTTCTACTAGATCTATATTAGCAACAAGACCATAAAACAGAAAGACGCGGCCCCCCAATCAATTCCCAATCTTGAGCCAGGATATAGACCTAAAGCCACTTGAGTAAAATGAAGCCAGGTCCCCTTGAGGAAGGACCTTGCTACACAGCTAAAAATTTAGACTATAAATCTTCCTCCTAGTCTCCCCCAAAAAGCCTGCAGCCAGTTACCAGGGTCACTATACGTTGGGTAACAGGAGATAATCAGAATTTTGCGGGACTGTTGAATATGGCTCTGAACTGACACTCATTCCTAGAGACCCAAAATGGTACTGTGTTCCACCACTCAGAGTAGAGGCTTACGGAGATTATGTGATTAAAGGAGTTTGGgctcagccccagctcccacTCACATCATCATTATTTTCCCAGTTCTGAAATGCAGAGCTGGAACAGAC encodes:
- the GPR63 gene encoding probable G-protein coupled receptor 63, translated to MSAAAFHPTETMVFSAVLTASHTGATNTTFVVFENMYMNITAPPPFQHPDISPLLRYSFETLAPTGMNSLTVNSTAVPPTPAVFKSLNLPLQIILSAIMIFILFVSFLGNLVVCLMVYQKAAMRSAINILLASLAFADMSLTVLNMPFALVTILTTRWIFGKFFCRVSAMFFWLFVIEGVAILLIISIDRFLIIVQRQDKLNPYRAKVLIAVSWATSFCIAFPLAVGNPDLQIPSRAPQCVFGYTTNPGYQAYVILISLISFFIPFLVILYSFMGILSTLRHNALRIHSYPEGICLSQASKLGLMSLQRPFQMSIDMGFKTRAFTTILILFAVFIVCWAPFTTYSLVATFSEHFYYKHNFFEISTWLLWLCYLKSALNPLIYYWRIKKFHDACLDMMPKSFKFLPRLPGHTRRRIRPSAVYVCGEHRTVV